The Clostridium septicum genome contains a region encoding:
- a CDS encoding PTS sugar transporter subunit IIC gives MAENKKITPKDFLNKVLAGTALGIIVGLIPNAVLASILKLFEQTDFVVLLTRTVVMFQLTTPLLIGALIALQFGLNPMKMAVVAGAAFVGSGVTMFNPQMQNMATNAMGAYVSTGTGDIINTMLTASLAVMLILLIGEKFGSVGIILTPILIGAGSGLIGLLILPYVKRFTALIGNGINSFTNLQPIVMSILIACSFAILIISPISTVAIGMAIQLNGISAGAAAMGVAATTIVLVVHSWKVNKPGLTMAVGLGAMKMMMPNLFRYPIILVPVLFTAAISAIPVALFNVMGTPSSSGFGLVGLVGPLASINAGLNIIVALMVWFVIPTLASILSLVLFEKVLKLYKKEEAFAYLG, from the coding sequence ATGGCTGAAAATAAGAAAATTACACCTAAGGATTTTCTAAATAAAGTCCTAGCAGGAACAGCTTTAGGAATTATAGTTGGACTTATTCCAAATGCTGTTTTAGCATCAATTTTAAAATTGTTTGAACAAACAGATTTTGTAGTTTTATTAACTAGAACTGTTGTTATGTTTCAATTAACTACTCCTTTATTAATAGGAGCACTTATTGCATTGCAGTTTGGATTAAATCCAATGAAGATGGCTGTTGTTGCAGGAGCTGCATTTGTAGGTTCAGGTGTTACTATGTTCAATCCACAAATGCAAAACATGGCAACTAATGCTATGGGGGCATATGTAAGTACAGGAACTGGTGATATAATAAATACTATGCTTACAGCATCATTAGCAGTAATGTTAATATTATTAATAGGAGAAAAATTTGGATCAGTAGGAATAATATTAACACCTATTCTTATTGGTGCTGGATCAGGTCTAATAGGATTACTTATACTTCCTTATGTTAAGAGATTTACAGCACTTATAGGAAATGGGATTAATTCATTTACAAACTTACAGCCTATAGTAATGAGTATTTTAATAGCTTGCTCATTTGCTATATTAATTATTTCACCAATATCAACAGTAGCTATTGGTATGGCAATTCAATTAAATGGCATATCAGCAGGGGCAGCGGCTATGGGAGTTGCAGCAACAACAATAGTATTAGTTGTACATTCTTGGAAAGTTAATAAACCAGGACTTACAATGGCTGTGGGGTTAGGTGCAATGAAAATGATGATGCCAAACTTATTCCGTTATCCAATTATTTTAGTACCTGTTTTATTTACTGCAGCTATTTCAGCAATACCTGTTGCACTATTTAATGTTATGGGAACACCTTCATCATCCGGATTTGGATTAGTTGGACTAGTTGGACCATTAGCATCAATTAATGCAGGATTAAATATAATTGTAGCATTAATGGTATGGTTTGTTATTCCTACATTAGCATCAATTTTATCATTAGTTCTATTTGAAAAAGTACTTAAATTATATAAAAAAGAAGAAGCTTTTGCTTATCTTGGATAA
- a CDS encoding 2-dehydropantoate 2-reductase has product MKIAIAGAGAMGSRFGLMLHKTGNEVILIDKWADHVNKIKEVGLKANFNGEDVVEKIPAFFPNEMEEYTDNIDTVILFTKAMQLDDMLQSIKSILSKDTKVLCLLNGLGHEDTVKKYVAEENILLGNTMWTAGLIGPGEVKLFGNGEVELQNVYPGGKEAALEVVSVLSEAGLNAKYSENVKYSIWRKACVNGTLNGTCTILDSNIASFGATKATDKIIRTIINEFADVAEKEGIILDREEIVNHVKTTFDPNGVGKHYPSMHQDLIKNNRLTEIDYINGAVCKKGEKYNVPTPYCQFLTLLVHAKEEILIAQ; this is encoded by the coding sequence ATGAAAATAGCAATTGCTGGAGCTGGGGCTATGGGAAGCAGATTTGGACTTATGCTACATAAAACCGGTAATGAAGTTATCTTAATTGATAAGTGGGCTGATCATGTAAACAAAATAAAAGAAGTAGGTTTAAAGGCAAATTTTAATGGTGAAGATGTTGTTGAAAAAATACCGGCATTTTTCCCAAATGAAATGGAAGAATATACAGATAATATTGATACTGTAATATTATTTACAAAGGCTATGCAATTAGATGATATGTTACAATCAATAAAATCAATATTATCAAAGGATACTAAAGTGTTATGCCTATTAAATGGATTAGGACATGAAGATACTGTTAAAAAGTATGTGGCTGAAGAAAATATTTTACTTGGAAACACTATGTGGACAGCTGGATTAATAGGTCCTGGAGAAGTAAAACTTTTTGGGAATGGAGAAGTAGAACTTCAAAATGTATATCCAGGTGGTAAAGAAGCAGCATTAGAGGTTGTAAGTGTACTAAGCGAAGCGGGATTAAATGCAAAATACAGTGAAAACGTTAAGTATTCAATATGGAGAAAAGCTTGTGTAAATGGAACATTAAATGGAACATGTACTATTTTAGATTCAAATATTGCAAGCTTTGGAGCAACTAAAGCAACTGATAAAATAATTCGTACAATTATTAACGAATTTGCAGATGTAGCAGAAAAAGAAGGAATTATTCTTGATCGTGAAGAAATTGTAAATCATGTTAAAACTACTTTTGATCCAAATGGAGTGGGTAAACATTATCCATCTATGCATCAAGATTTAATTAAAAATAATCGTTTAACAGAAATTGATTATATTAATGGAGCAGTATGCAAAAAAGGCGAAAAATATAATGTGCCAACACCTTATTGTCAATTCTTAACTTTATTAGTTCATGCAAAAGAAGAAATTTTAATAGCACAATAA
- a CDS encoding methyl-accepting chemotaxis protein: protein MKKFFYPGIKLMNKLKYSKKFLLIQIMFLIPILAVLSLFVTQLSSDVKRTNNQIKGLNYINTSTTLLNHVQQHRGLTIMFLDGNKSVKEKIIEKEQEIKKDIESIDNLYENHSDSLNTMNEWSSIKNYWSSVKIDGNKSTVKELTEKHNELINTILNFNYEIADNSNLMLHKKLHKFYLVDSIVKKLPVVAENMALARGIGSGVATKKSITNEEEFKLLYLNESANTNLDESIRGMDVVYKTIPEMKNKLSGKTTEVFNSSKNLINIINKELLQAGNITIDSTEYFNTATTTVESIYTLINDESAELMNILKQDNSYSYKVRFFVLAISILTILIIIYIFIAFYYGIKGTIELIEEGTNKISNGELDVHIDSDAEDETSLIINAINNMTKSFSEIIITNKNVANDVINSTENLAKTTDQTANVANIITNSIQNIAMKSESQLQMSEEASIVIEKMSRDIEYIAKNSNEVLNASKQADEFAEDGNTSILETIDMMNNINNSVKESNSTINALGKRSKSIGDIIDTITSIAEQTNLLALNASIEAARAGEGGKGFAVVAEEVRKLAEQSSNSAKEISEIIHSIQKDSMDSMSNMDKVTKNVQEGLKVVSETGEVFQKILSSVRNITKQVSEVTDFSKSISNNSEKVTATINGVRQMAVEFSDNAQEVASASEEQLASMEEVSSLANLLNEKADELQKVIEKFKL, encoded by the coding sequence ATGAAAAAATTTTTTTACCCTGGAATTAAACTTATGAATAAATTAAAGTATTCAAAGAAGTTTTTATTAATTCAAATAATGTTTTTAATACCCATTTTAGCAGTTCTTTCCCTATTTGTTACTCAGCTTAGTAGTGATGTTAAAAGAACTAATAATCAAATTAAAGGATTAAACTATATTAATACATCAACAACATTATTAAATCATGTACAACAGCATAGAGGGTTAACAATAATGTTTTTAGATGGTAACAAGTCTGTTAAAGAAAAAATAATTGAAAAAGAACAAGAAATAAAAAAAGATATAGAATCAATAGATAATTTATATGAAAATCATAGTGATTCACTTAATACAATGAATGAATGGAGTAGTATAAAGAATTATTGGTCTTCTGTAAAAATAGATGGAAATAAATCTACAGTTAAAGAGTTAACAGAAAAACATAATGAATTAATAAATACAATACTTAATTTTAATTATGAAATTGCAGATAATTCAAATTTAATGTTACATAAAAAACTACATAAATTTTATTTAGTAGATTCAATAGTGAAAAAGTTACCAGTAGTAGCTGAGAATATGGCATTAGCTAGAGGAATTGGTTCTGGAGTTGCAACAAAAAAATCAATAACCAATGAGGAAGAGTTTAAATTATTATATTTAAATGAATCAGCTAATACTAATTTAGATGAGTCTATAAGAGGAATGGATGTGGTATATAAAACTATACCAGAGATGAAAAATAAATTAAGCGGAAAAACTACAGAGGTTTTTAATAGCTCAAAGAATTTAATTAATATAATTAATAAAGAGCTTCTACAAGCAGGTAATATAACTATTGACTCAACTGAATATTTTAATACGGCTACAACTACTGTAGAGAGTATTTATACTTTAATAAATGATGAGTCTGCAGAATTAATGAATATATTAAAACAAGATAATTCTTATTCATATAAAGTTAGATTTTTTGTTTTAGCTATTTCAATACTAACAATTCTTATTATAATTTATATATTTATAGCTTTTTATTATGGAATAAAGGGTACTATAGAATTAATTGAAGAGGGTACAAATAAAATTTCTAATGGAGAATTAGATGTACATATTGATAGTGATGCGGAAGATGAAACTAGTTTAATAATTAATGCTATAAACAATATGACAAAATCTTTTTCGGAAATTATCATAACAAATAAAAATGTTGCAAATGACGTAATTAATTCAACAGAAAACTTGGCAAAAACTACAGATCAAACAGCTAATGTTGCTAATATTATTACTAATTCTATTCAAAATATTGCAATGAAATCTGAATCACAATTACAAATGTCAGAAGAAGCTTCTATTGTAATAGAGAAGATGTCAAGAGATATAGAATATATTGCAAAAAATTCTAATGAGGTTTTAAATGCTTCAAAGCAAGCTGATGAATTTGCAGAAGATGGTAATACGTCAATATTAGAAACAATTGATATGATGAATAATATAAATAATTCAGTAAAAGAATCTAATTCAACTATTAATGCTTTAGGAAAAAGGTCTAAGAGCATAGGTGATATTATAGATACTATTACATCAATAGCAGAACAAACAAATTTATTAGCTTTAAATGCATCAATAGAAGCAGCTAGAGCTGGTGAAGGTGGAAAAGGTTTTGCTGTAGTAGCAGAAGAAGTAAGAAAGCTTGCAGAACAGTCATCTAACTCAGCTAAAGAGATTTCAGAGATAATACATTCAATACAAAAAGATAGTATGGATTCTATGAGCAATATGGACAAAGTTACAAAAAATGTTCAAGAAGGCTTAAAAGTAGTAAGCGAAACAGGAGAGGTTTTCCAAAAAATCCTATCTTCAGTAAGAAATATAACGAAACAGGTTAGTGAAGTAACAGATTTCTCTAAAAGTATATCAAATAACTCAGAAAAAGTAACAGCTACTATTAATGGAGTAAGACAAATGGCTGTTGAATTTTCAGATAATGCACAAGAAGTTGCATCAGCATCAGAGGAACAATTAGCATCTATGGAAGAAGTATCTTCTTTAGCAAATTTACTTAATGAGAAAGCAGATGAGTTACAAAAGGTTATTGAAAAATTTAAGTTGTAG
- a CDS encoding M20 metallopeptidase family protein, whose protein sequence is MNKFMEQAKLIKDDMIVYRRTIHSNPEVGSELLKTKTYVMDKLREFGYDPKEICESGIVATIKGNKPGKTFLLRADMDALPMKEATECDFKSINGNMHSCGHDMHTAMLLGAAKLLKENQDEIEGTVKLVFQPDEEGFTGAKKMIKAGVLEDPKVDAAMAMHVHSGTPSNVILCGLGTSIAGCSIFRIVVKGTGCHGAMPETGVDPINIASHIYISLQEIISREISATQSAVVTIGKFIGGDAPNIIPQEVVMEGTIRTLDKKVEEFIFNRMNDIVTYTAKMFRGEAELIKLSSVPPLVNNNNLAHEITGYMKELVGEKSVILFESGGMGSEDFASYSYEVPSLYVMLGAGSKEENPLFGEPMHSEKVVFNEEILSTGAAMHAYSAIMWLKNNK, encoded by the coding sequence ATGAATAAGTTTATGGAGCAAGCTAAATTGATAAAGGATGATATGATAGTTTATAGAAGAACAATTCATAGTAATCCCGAGGTTGGATCAGAATTATTAAAAACAAAAACTTATGTAATGGATAAGTTAAGAGAATTTGGTTATGATCCTAAAGAAATATGTGAAAGTGGTATAGTAGCAACAATTAAAGGAAATAAACCAGGAAAAACATTTTTACTAAGAGCAGATATGGATGCATTACCAATGAAGGAAGCTACAGAATGTGATTTTAAATCAATTAATGGTAATATGCATTCATGTGGACATGATATGCATACAGCAATGCTTTTAGGAGCTGCAAAGCTACTTAAAGAAAATCAAGATGAAATAGAGGGTACTGTTAAATTAGTATTTCAACCAGATGAAGAAGGATTTACAGGTGCTAAGAAGATGATAAAAGCAGGAGTCCTTGAAGATCCTAAAGTTGATGCAGCAATGGCAATGCATGTACATTCTGGCACACCTTCAAATGTGATATTATGTGGTTTAGGCACTAGCATAGCTGGATGTAGTATATTTAGAATTGTTGTAAAAGGAACTGGATGTCATGGAGCTATGCCTGAAACAGGTGTAGATCCAATAAATATAGCTTCTCACATATACATATCTTTACAGGAAATAATAAGTAGAGAAATATCAGCTACTCAGTCTGCTGTTGTTACAATAGGTAAGTTTATAGGAGGAGATGCACCAAACATAATACCACAAGAAGTTGTTATGGAAGGAACTATAAGAACCTTAGATAAAAAAGTAGAAGAGTTCATATTTAATAGAATGAATGATATAGTTACATATACTGCTAAAATGTTTAGAGGTGAAGCAGAATTAATAAAATTATCATCAGTACCACCACTAGTTAATAATAATAATTTAGCTCATGAAATTACTGGTTATATGAAAGAATTAGTTGGGGAGAAATCAGTTATACTATTTGAATCTGGCGGAATGGGATCAGAAGATTTTGCTTCTTATTCATATGAAGTCCCAAGTCTATACGTTATGTTAGGAGCAGGTTCAAAGGAAGAAAATCCTTTGTTTGGAGAGCCAATGCATAGCGAAAAAGTTGTATTTAATGAAGAAATATTATCTACAGGAGCAGCTATGCATGCATATAGTGCTATAATGTGGTTAAAAAATAATAAGTAA
- a CDS encoding NupC/NupG family nucleoside CNT transporter, whose product MKYIIGIIGLVVVLALAWIGSSDKKKIKYKPIIVMLVLQFIFAFLLLNTQLGNCLVSSIANGFDVLLKCAGEGVDFVFGGLVNNEQFSFFIGVLLPIVVISALIGILQHLKILPFIMKYIGLVLSKVNGMGKLESYNAVASAILGQSEVFISVKKQLGLLPKHRLYTLCASAMSTVSMSIVGSYMVLLEPRYVVTALVLNLFGGFIISSVINPYTVTEEEDILVVREEKKQTFFEVLGEYILDGFKVAVIVAAMLVGFVAIIAMINILFKGVLGISFQDILGYAFSPFAFLMGVPFNESIQAASVMATKLVSNEFVAMNLLASESMNLSVRSIGIVSVFLVSFANFSSIGIISGAVKGLNEEQGNVVARFGLKLLYGATLVSMLTAIIVGLLI is encoded by the coding sequence ATGAAATATATTATTGGAATTATAGGATTAGTTGTTGTTTTAGCACTTGCGTGGATTGGAAGTAGTGATAAGAAAAAGATAAAATATAAGCCAATTATTGTAATGCTTGTTTTACAATTTATATTTGCATTTCTTTTACTAAATACTCAATTAGGAAACTGTTTAGTAAGCAGTATAGCAAATGGTTTTGATGTGTTACTTAAATGTGCTGGAGAAGGAGTAGATTTTGTATTTGGTGGATTAGTTAATAATGAACAGTTCTCGTTTTTTATTGGCGTTCTTCTACCAATAGTAGTTATTTCTGCTTTAATAGGAATTTTACAACACTTAAAAATACTTCCTTTTATAATGAAGTATATAGGTTTAGTTTTAAGTAAAGTTAATGGCATGGGTAAATTAGAATCTTATAATGCAGTAGCATCAGCTATACTTGGACAATCTGAAGTATTTATTTCAGTAAAAAAACAACTTGGTTTATTACCTAAACATAGATTATATACTCTTTGTGCATCAGCTATGTCAACGGTATCTATGTCTATAGTTGGTTCTTATATGGTGCTTTTAGAACCTAGATATGTTGTAACAGCACTTGTTTTAAACTTGTTTGGTGGATTTATTATATCATCAGTTATAAATCCGTATACTGTAACAGAAGAAGAAGATATTTTAGTAGTTCGTGAAGAAAAGAAGCAAACATTTTTTGAAGTTCTTGGAGAATATATTTTAGATGGATTTAAAGTAGCTGTTATAGTAGCTGCTATGTTAGTTGGATTCGTAGCAATAATTGCTATGATTAATATTTTATTTAAAGGAGTTTTAGGAATTAGTTTCCAAGATATACTTGGATATGCATTCTCTCCATTTGCATTTTTAATGGGAGTTCCTTTTAATGAATCAATACAAGCTGCAAGTGTAATGGCAACTAAATTAGTATCTAATGAATTTGTTGCAATGAATTTACTAGCAAGTGAAAGTATGAATCTATCAGTAAGATCAATAGGTATTGTTTCTGTATTTTTAGTTTCTTTTGCGAATTTTTCATCAATTGGAATTATCTCAGGAGCAGTAAAAGGACTTAATGAAGAGCAAGGAAACGTAGTTGCACGTTTTGGATTAAAATTATTATATGGAGCAACATTAGTAAGTATGCTAACAGCAATTATTGTTGGATTACTTATATAA
- a CDS encoding LAGLIDADG family homing endonuclease yields MNEIEKSYIAGIIDGEGSIMLEKIHKNNYPSPVISVTSTTIELLEYLKATIGFGKITKKTNYNIEKHKNCYTFVVNYNNAINLLKDVYPYLIIKSKKLRAKMIIEEYKNLTPRNGRYSEELLKEKYYFYRRFREIK; encoded by the coding sequence ATAAATGAAATAGAAAAATCTTATATTGCTGGAATAATAGATGGCGAAGGAAGTATTATGCTAGAAAAAATCCATAAAAATAATTATCCATCTCCTGTTATATCTGTTACTTCTACAACTATTGAATTACTTGAATATTTAAAAGCAACTATTGGATTTGGAAAAATAACAAAAAAGACTAATTATAATATAGAAAAACATAAAAATTGCTATACATTTGTTGTTAACTATAATAATGCTATTAATTTACTTAAAGATGTTTATCCCTATTTAATTATAAAATCAAAAAAATTAAGAGCTAAAATGATAATTGAAGAATATAAAAACTTAACGCCTAGAAATGGTAGATATTCTGAAGAACTTTTAAAGGAAAAATATTACTTTTATAGACGATTTAGAGAAATAAAATAA
- a CDS encoding DUF3883 domain-containing protein → MIDDIIQIFKDNQNKWMTYKEVFNALNERKFNWGSNIKGSIGHKNIVSRELSERHRDKFEIDKRFRPQKYRLKNFNNKEIENEISIDLDINDNDGEDEITEFVLDIDNLEFKEYDSPSGIEIREPSVKIKEKGRKINYDKKSRRNKKKGDIGEEAVVLLEKNKLMELGRVDLSEQVEWVSKEKGDGLGYDIISWNVKDGEWNKIYIEVKTTEDNINTPFDISDTEVRVSEMLAENYYIYRVLGIGSVISTIKYYTIKGSVKDNFNLIPILYKAYLKTNENT, encoded by the coding sequence ATGATAGATGATATAATACAAATATTTAAGGACAATCAAAATAAATGGATGACTTATAAAGAGGTATTTAATGCTTTAAATGAAAGAAAATTTAATTGGGGATCAAATATAAAAGGATCAATAGGTCATAAAAATATAGTATCAAGAGAATTATCAGAAAGGCATAGGGATAAATTTGAAATAGATAAAAGGTTTAGACCACAAAAATATAGATTAAAAAATTTTAATAATAAAGAAATTGAAAATGAAATTTCTATTGATTTAGATATAAATGATAATGATGGAGAAGATGAAATAACGGAATTTGTACTAGATATAGATAATTTAGAGTTTAAAGAATATGATAGTCCCAGTGGTATAGAAATAAGAGAACCATCTGTTAAAATAAAAGAAAAAGGTAGAAAAATTAATTATGATAAAAAGAGTAGGAGAAATAAGAAAAAAGGAGATATAGGCGAAGAGGCTGTTGTTTTACTTGAAAAAAATAAATTAATGGAGTTAGGGAGAGTAGATTTAAGTGAACAAGTTGAATGGGTATCTAAAGAGAAAGGTGATGGATTAGGATATGATATTATTTCGTGGAATGTTAAAGATGGAGAATGGAATAAAATATATATAGAGGTAAAAACAACAGAAGACAATATAAATACACCTTTCGATATAAGTGATACTGAAGTTAGAGTATCTGAGATGCTTGCAGAAAATTATTATATTTATAGAGTTTTGGGAATAGGAAGTGTGATAAGTACTATAAAATATTACACAATAAAAGGTTCTGTTAAGGATAACTTTAATTTAATTCCAATTTTGTATAAAGCATATCTTAAAACTAATGAGAATACATAA
- a CDS encoding DNA adenine methylase has protein sequence MRSPIKWVGGKSKSLKYLLPLIPPHEGYVEVFGGAGWLLFAKSPSNWEVINDLDENLSNFWMVLKEKENEFIDSFKYEVISRSIFNNYKEIYKNKTYLDNVNKAHILYYLLKAGIGASLPDGGGCGFGKSKGVSRLRLDKLPNDIVQAHNRLLKVTIECQDFRNIMSYYDTENTFFYLDPPYRDTSRSSYPVGKFTDKDYSDLSNLCKNIKGKFLLSINDDYFIKCLFSNFNITHINIPYSGSNQKKGRENYPELIITNYTIN, from the coding sequence ATGCGTAGCCCCATAAAATGGGTTGGTGGAAAATCTAAATCGCTAAAATACCTTCTACCTTTAATTCCTCCTCACGAAGGTTATGTTGAAGTTTTCGGTGGTGCTGGTTGGTTACTGTTTGCAAAATCCCCTTCTAACTGGGAAGTAATTAATGATTTGGATGAAAATCTAAGCAATTTTTGGATGGTACTTAAAGAAAAAGAGAATGAATTTATTGATAGTTTTAAATATGAAGTAATTAGTCGCTCTATCTTTAATAATTATAAGGAAATTTATAAAAATAAAACTTATCTTGATAATGTTAATAAAGCTCATATTCTTTATTATCTATTAAAGGCTGGAATTGGCGCAAGCTTACCAGATGGTGGTGGATGCGGTTTTGGTAAATCAAAAGGAGTAAGCCGCCTAAGATTGGACAAGCTTCCAAATGATATTGTACAAGCTCATAACCGCCTATTAAAAGTAACTATTGAATGCCAAGATTTTAGAAATATAATGTCATACTATGATACTGAAAATACATTTTTTTACTTAGACCCACCTTATAGAGATACTTCTCGCTCATCTTATCCTGTTGGAAAATTTACAGACAAAGATTATTCTGATTTAAGTAATCTATGTAAAAACATAAAAGGAAAATTTTTATTATCAATAAATGATGATTACTTTATTAAATGTCTTTTCTCAAATTTTAATATCACACATATAAATATTCCTTATAGCGGAAGTAATCAAAAAAAAGGACGTGAAAATTACCCTGAATTAATTATCACAAATTATACTATTAATTAA
- a CDS encoding amidase domain-containing protein codes for MRLWFKDLIEFFKSKKKFFSIFLNIFLILVLFISFFYSLSRTNNLILVPSCQFEENIQYEATTNVGTFITDGEEPNEDEIIKFFNELFTTRNKAFLTGNVADLYKFYDTSHTYSKYSLLHEFKRIAYLRDWANERNISFSNISSTPKIRDIKINNSTYSIVLREEYKFDYFYKDTPDINNEFGVSLLHNVDLKKMGNSFIVQKDYYLDCFQEGLKDYKFDLTEKQIPLTKFKAYNVNFNRNNLEFNTNKFYDRKAAVNYANKYCGISWANDNNSRYNNNYYVYTASCGNCTNFISQCLSDKNEGGKLKQDKIWLYETKHSKPPTASETWINSDKLINYLLSTKRSTLINSGNFENLMSNFNNLQHGDLISYNINNSIEHTAIVTDFDNKGYPLVNSNSIDKYKFPFDLGWSNDDITFNLLSIIE; via the coding sequence ATGAGACTTTGGTTTAAAGATTTAATAGAGTTTTTTAAAAGTAAAAAGAAGTTTTTTTCTATATTTTTAAATATATTTTTAATATTAGTGTTATTTATTAGTTTCTTTTACTCATTATCTAGAACTAATAATTTAATTTTAGTTCCATCTTGCCAATTTGAAGAAAATATTCAATATGAAGCTACAACTAATGTAGGTACTTTCATAACTGATGGCGAAGAACCTAATGAAGATGAAATCATAAAATTTTTTAATGAATTATTTACTACTCGTAATAAAGCTTTTTTAACTGGAAATGTTGCAGACTTATATAAATTTTATGATACTTCTCATACCTACAGTAAATATTCTCTTCTTCATGAGTTTAAAAGAATTGCTTATTTGCGTGATTGGGCTAATGAAAGAAATATATCCTTTTCAAATATTAGCTCCACCCCTAAAATTAGGGACATTAAAATAAATAATAGTACTTATTCTATTGTTTTAAGGGAAGAATATAAATTTGATTATTTTTATAAAGATACTCCTGATATAAATAATGAATTTGGCGTTTCATTACTTCACAATGTGGATTTAAAAAAGATGGGAAATTCCTTTATTGTTCAAAAAGATTATTATTTAGATTGTTTCCAAGAAGGTTTAAAAGATTATAAATTTGATCTTACTGAAAAACAAATACCTTTAACTAAATTTAAAGCTTATAATGTTAATTTTAATAGAAATAATTTAGAATTTAATACTAACAAGTTCTATGATAGAAAAGCTGCTGTTAATTATGCCAATAAGTATTGTGGAATATCATGGGCCAATGATAATAATTCACGCTACAATAATAATTATTATGTTTATACTGCATCTTGTGGTAATTGTACAAATTTTATATCTCAGTGTCTATCTGATAAAAATGAAGGTGGAAAATTAAAGCAAGATAAAATATGGCTATATGAAACTAAACATTCTAAGCCTCCTACTGCAAGTGAAACTTGGATTAATTCAGATAAGTTAATAAATTATCTACTATCAACTAAACGAAGTACTTTAATAAATTCAGGAAATTTTGAAAATCTTATGAGTAATTTTAATAACCTTCAACATGGAGATTTAATATCTTACAACATAAATAATTCAATAGAACATACAGCTATAGTTACTGACTTTGACAACAAAGGATATCCTTTAGTTAATTCAAACTCTATAGATAAATATAAATTTCCATTTGATTTAGGTTGGAGTAATGATGATATTACATTTAATTTATTGTCTATTATAGAATAA